The Arachis hypogaea cultivar Tifrunner chromosome 14, arahy.Tifrunner.gnm2.J5K5, whole genome shotgun sequence genome has a segment encoding these proteins:
- the LOC112744298 gene encoding large ribosomal subunit protein uL30y isoform X2: protein MQNEEGQITELYIPRKCFSKPDSLLKKENRTEEWALAKTQQLQAAKKTSFQTRKLIFNRAKHYSKEYAQQEKELIRLKREAKLKGGFYVDPEAKLLFIIRIRGVNAMHPQTRKILQLLRLRQIFNGVFLKVNKATMNMLHIVEPYVAYGYPNLKSVRELIYKRGYGKVEKQRIALTDNAIIEQALGKHGIICVEDLIHEIMTVGPHFREANNFLWPFKLKAPLGGLMKKRNHYVEGGDAGNREAYINELIRRMN, encoded by the exons ATGCAGAACGAGGAGGGACAGATCACTGAGCTCTACATTCCTAGGAAGTG CTTCAGCAAACCAGACTCTCTCTTGAAGAAAGAGAACAGGACCGAGGAGTGGGCCCTCGCCAAAACCCAACAGCTCCAAGCCGCTAAGAAAACCAGCTTCCAAACTCGCAAGTTGATTTTTAACAGAGCCAAACACTACTCTAAGGAATACGCCCAACAG GAAAAAGAGCTAATTAGGTTGAAGCGTGAGGCCAAGCTTAAAGGAGGCTTTTATGTCGATCCTGAAGCTAAACTCTTATTCATCATCAGGATCCGTGG TGTCAATGCTATGCACCCTCAGACAAGGAAGATTTTGCAGCTCTTGCGGTTGAGGCAG ATCTTTAATGGTGTATTCCTCAAGGTCAATAAAGCAACGATGAATATGCTGCACATTGTAGAGCCGTATGTTGCATACGG GTATCCCAATCTGAAGAGTGTTAGAGAATTAATTTACAAGAGAGGCTATGGAAAAGTTGAGAAGCAGCGAATTGCGTTGACAGACAACGCCATCATTGAACAG GCATTGGGGAAGCACGGAATTATATGCGTTGAAGATCTGATCCACGAGATAATGACCGTTGGTCCACACTTTCGAGAAGCAAACAACTTCCTATGGCCCTTCAAATTGAAGGCTCCATTGGGTGGTTTGATGAAGAAGCGGAATCATTATGTCGAAGGAGGTGACGCAGGTAACAGGGAAGCTTACATAAATGAGCTTATTAGAAGGAtgaattaa
- the LOC112744298 gene encoding large ribosomal subunit protein uL30y isoform X1, translating to MQNEEGQITELYIPRKCASFSKPDSLLKKENRTEEWALAKTQQLQAAKKTSFQTRKLIFNRAKHYSKEYAQQEKELIRLKREAKLKGGFYVDPEAKLLFIIRIRGVNAMHPQTRKILQLLRLRQIFNGVFLKVNKATMNMLHIVEPYVAYGYPNLKSVRELIYKRGYGKVEKQRIALTDNAIIEQALGKHGIICVEDLIHEIMTVGPHFREANNFLWPFKLKAPLGGLMKKRNHYVEGGDAGNREAYINELIRRMN from the exons ATGCAGAACGAGGAGGGACAGATCACTGAGCTCTACATTCCTAGGAAGTG TGCTAGCTTCAGCAAACCAGACTCTCTCTTGAAGAAAGAGAACAGGACCGAGGAGTGGGCCCTCGCCAAAACCCAACAGCTCCAAGCCGCTAAGAAAACCAGCTTCCAAACTCGCAAGTTGATTTTTAACAGAGCCAAACACTACTCTAAGGAATACGCCCAACAG GAAAAAGAGCTAATTAGGTTGAAGCGTGAGGCCAAGCTTAAAGGAGGCTTTTATGTCGATCCTGAAGCTAAACTCTTATTCATCATCAGGATCCGTGG TGTCAATGCTATGCACCCTCAGACAAGGAAGATTTTGCAGCTCTTGCGGTTGAGGCAG ATCTTTAATGGTGTATTCCTCAAGGTCAATAAAGCAACGATGAATATGCTGCACATTGTAGAGCCGTATGTTGCATACGG GTATCCCAATCTGAAGAGTGTTAGAGAATTAATTTACAAGAGAGGCTATGGAAAAGTTGAGAAGCAGCGAATTGCGTTGACAGACAACGCCATCATTGAACAG GCATTGGGGAAGCACGGAATTATATGCGTTGAAGATCTGATCCACGAGATAATGACCGTTGGTCCACACTTTCGAGAAGCAAACAACTTCCTATGGCCCTTCAAATTGAAGGCTCCATTGGGTGGTTTGATGAAGAAGCGGAATCATTATGTCGAAGGAGGTGACGCAGGTAACAGGGAAGCTTACATAAATGAGCTTATTAGAAGGAtgaattaa
- the LOC112744302 gene encoding LOW QUALITY PROTEIN: putative metallophosphoesterase At3g03305 (The sequence of the model RefSeq protein was modified relative to this genomic sequence to represent the inferred CDS: inserted 1 base in 1 codon), with amino-acid sequence MNLLLLLVILCFISFYTPTTAGNGSKTEERVIQTKGAYDSVLWVVQFSDLHFSVHHPDRAIDFHDLVGPALSFINPSLVLITGDLTDGKSKDLLTMKQNEDEWMEYKTVMDSVIQKSGIDKSLFFDLRGNHDNFGVPDVGGSFDFFSKLSINGQLGRTGSVNSVTHETPERKHLFVGLDTTMLTGLRGPTNLFGHPTDQLLSDLDLELSRWDSQLEKPVTKIAFGHFPLSFSAPSGSGRTLEDVFLKHSISAYLCGHLHIKFGKNLKRHHLLGNQFPPFQKLFQTNMHRSSFGSTVNCSSEVPPIQEFWEWEMGDWRWNRAMRILAIDTGHVSFVDLNFKSGAKDVIILPTFPLDSRFMSTSLSHHNYECRNVALSSYETIRSLVFSDSPMVSVVARVYDLQSGSLVLVAEAKINKHADEASRESLYVAPWNYKVYEDASPDRYWLQIEAKDNMSRSTFSELRPFSINGHSXEFSWSWKEFLVMGCQWAALYFPLFWSALYAMFFILLLPKALLVFPKIYTYKNFLTNKVLFY; translated from the exons AtgaacctcctccttcttcttgtgATTCTCTGTTTCATCTCCTTCTACACTCCAACAACTGCTGGCAATGGAAGCAAAACAGAAGAAAGGGTGATTCAAACAAAAGGTGCCTATGATTCTGTGCTTTGGGTGGTTCAATTCTCCGACCTCCATTTCAGTGTTCACCATCCTGACAGAGCCATCGATTTCCATGACCTCGTGGGACCCGCACTTTCCTTCATCAACCCCTCCTTGGTCCTCATCACTGGTGATCTTACTG ATGGAAAAAGCAAGGATTTATTAACAATGAAGCAAAATGAGGATGAGTGGATGGAATACAAGACTGTGATGGATAGTGTTATTCAGAAGAGTGGGATTGACAAGAGCTTGTTCTTTGACCTGAGAGGCAATCATGATAATTTTGGTGTGCCGGATGTTGGAGGTTCGTTCGATTTCTTTTCTAAGCTCAGCATCAATGGGCAGTTGGGCAGGACTGGGAGTGTCAATAGTGTTACCCATGAG ACGCCAGAGCGGAAACATCTCTTTGTTGGGTTGGACACCACAATGTTGACTGGCTTACGAGGTCCAACCAATCTTTTTGGGCATCCCACAGACCAATTACTAAGTGATCTAGACTTGGAACTCTCACGCTGGGATTCTCAGTTAGAAAAACCTGTTACCAAAATCGCCTTTGGCCATTTTCCACTCTCATTTTCCGCACCATCTGGTTCTGGAAGGACGTTGGAAGATGTTTTCCTAAAGCATTCCATCTCAGCTTACCTGTGTGGGCATCTCCATATCAAATTTGGTAAGAACTTAAAGCGACACCATCTGTTGGGTAATCAGTTTCCACCTTTCCAGAAGCTGTTTCAGACTAACATGCATAGGAGTTCTTTTGGAAGTACTGTAAATTGTTCATCAGAAGTTCCACCAATTCAGGAGTTTTGGGAGTGGGAGATGGGTGATTGGAGATGGAATAGAGCCATGCGAATTTTAGCCATTGATACAGGCCATGTTTCATTCGTTGATCTCAATTTCAAGTCAGGAGCCAAAGATGTGATTATATTACCCACTTTTCCTTTAGACTCTCGTTTCATGTCGAC atcATTATCCCATCACAACTATGAATGTCGAAATGTGGCCCTTTCGTCTTATGAGACAATTAGATCTCTGGTGTTTTCTGATTCTCCAATGGTGTCCGTTGTGGCTAGGGTCTATGATTTGCAATCTGGAAGTCTTGTTTTAGTGGCAGAAGCAAAAATAAATAAGCATGCTGACGAGGCTTCCAGGGAGAGCCTCTATGTTGCTCCATGGAATTACAAAGTCTATGAGGATGCTTCTCCTGATAGGTATTGGCTTCAAATTGAAGCAAAAGACAACATGAGCAGATCAACTTTTAGTGAATTAAGGCCATTTTCCATTAATGGTCACA TTGAGTTTTCTTGGAGCTGGAAGGAGTTTTTGGTCATGGGATGTCAATGGGCTGCACTATATTTCCCGTTATTCTGGTCTGCTCtttatgctatgttcttcattcttcttcttccaaaagCTCTTCTTGTTTTTCCAAAGATATACACTTACAAGAACTTTCTCACCAATAAAGTCTTGTTTTACTAG
- the LOC112744298 gene encoding large ribosomal subunit protein uL30y isoform X3: MQNEEGQITELYIPRKCKPDSLLKKENRTEEWALAKTQQLQAAKKTSFQTRKLIFNRAKHYSKEYAQQEKELIRLKREAKLKGGFYVDPEAKLLFIIRIRGVNAMHPQTRKILQLLRLRQIFNGVFLKVNKATMNMLHIVEPYVAYGYPNLKSVRELIYKRGYGKVEKQRIALTDNAIIEQALGKHGIICVEDLIHEIMTVGPHFREANNFLWPFKLKAPLGGLMKKRNHYVEGGDAGNREAYINELIRRMN; encoded by the exons ATGCAGAACGAGGAGGGACAGATCACTGAGCTCTACATTCCTAGGAAGTG CAAACCAGACTCTCTCTTGAAGAAAGAGAACAGGACCGAGGAGTGGGCCCTCGCCAAAACCCAACAGCTCCAAGCCGCTAAGAAAACCAGCTTCCAAACTCGCAAGTTGATTTTTAACAGAGCCAAACACTACTCTAAGGAATACGCCCAACAG GAAAAAGAGCTAATTAGGTTGAAGCGTGAGGCCAAGCTTAAAGGAGGCTTTTATGTCGATCCTGAAGCTAAACTCTTATTCATCATCAGGATCCGTGG TGTCAATGCTATGCACCCTCAGACAAGGAAGATTTTGCAGCTCTTGCGGTTGAGGCAG ATCTTTAATGGTGTATTCCTCAAGGTCAATAAAGCAACGATGAATATGCTGCACATTGTAGAGCCGTATGTTGCATACGG GTATCCCAATCTGAAGAGTGTTAGAGAATTAATTTACAAGAGAGGCTATGGAAAAGTTGAGAAGCAGCGAATTGCGTTGACAGACAACGCCATCATTGAACAG GCATTGGGGAAGCACGGAATTATATGCGTTGAAGATCTGATCCACGAGATAATGACCGTTGGTCCACACTTTCGAGAAGCAAACAACTTCCTATGGCCCTTCAAATTGAAGGCTCCATTGGGTGGTTTGATGAAGAAGCGGAATCATTATGTCGAAGGAGGTGACGCAGGTAACAGGGAAGCTTACATAAATGAGCTTATTAGAAGGAtgaattaa
- the LOC112744300 gene encoding CASP-like protein 2B1 isoform X4, whose translation MSYLGVGVSPGTVPVYHSTNLKLLDKRIKIADLVLRFMILGLGVVAAVLIGTDSQVKVFFSFEKEAKFTDVKALVFLVVANGLAAGYSLIQGLCCVVSLVRGSVLFNRPLAWAIFSADQLFLLELIHK comes from the exons ATGAGTTATTTGGGTGTAGGTGTTAGTCCTGGAACAGTTCCAGTGTACCATAGCACAAACCTGAAATTGTTGGATAAGAGGATCAAGATAGCTGATTTGGTGTTAAGGTTTATGATTCTTGGTCTTGGAGTTGTTGCAGCTGTTCTTATTGGAACTGATTCACAAGTGAAGGTGTTTTTCTCTTTCGAGAAGGAAGCTAAATTCACTGATGTTAAGGCTTTGGT ATTCTTGGTAGTTGCTAATGGTTTGGCTGCTGGATACTCTTTGATTCAAGGACTCTGTTGTGTTGTGAGTTTGGTTAGGGGAAGTGTTCTCTTCAACAGGCCCTTAGCTTGGGCCATTTTCTCTGCTGATCAG CTGTTCTTATTGGAACTGATTCACAAGTGA
- the LOC112744300 gene encoding CASP-like protein 2B1 isoform X5 → MILGLGVVAAVLIGTDSQVKVFFSFEKEAKFTDVKALVFLVVANGLAAGYSLIQGLCCVVSLVRGSVLFNRPLAWAIFSADQVLVLEQFQCTIAQT, encoded by the exons ATGATTCTTGGTCTTGGAGTTGTTGCAGCTGTTCTTATTGGAACTGATTCACAAGTGAAGGTGTTTTTCTCTTTCGAGAAGGAAGCTAAATTCACTGATGTTAAGGCTTTGGT ATTCTTGGTAGTTGCTAATGGTTTGGCTGCTGGATACTCTTTGATTCAAGGACTCTGTTGTGTTGTGAGTTTGGTTAGGGGAAGTGTTCTCTTCAACAGGCCCTTAGCTTGGGCCATTTTCTCTGCTGATCAG GTGTTAGTCCTGGAACAGTTCCAGTGTACCATAGCACAAACCTGA
- the LOC112744300 gene encoding CASP-like protein 2B1 isoform X2: MSYLGVGVSPGTVPVYHSTNLKLLDKRIKIADLVLRFMILGLGVVAAVLIGTDSQVKVFFSFEKEAKFTDVKALVFLVVANGLAAGYSLIQGLCCVVSLVRGSVLFNRPLAWAIFSADQVLVLEQFQCTIAQT; encoded by the exons ATGAGTTATTTGGGTGTAGGTGTTAGTCCTGGAACAGTTCCAGTGTACCATAGCACAAACCTGAAATTGTTGGATAAGAGGATCAAGATAGCTGATTTGGTGTTAAGGTTTATGATTCTTGGTCTTGGAGTTGTTGCAGCTGTTCTTATTGGAACTGATTCACAAGTGAAGGTGTTTTTCTCTTTCGAGAAGGAAGCTAAATTCACTGATGTTAAGGCTTTGGT ATTCTTGGTAGTTGCTAATGGTTTGGCTGCTGGATACTCTTTGATTCAAGGACTCTGTTGTGTTGTGAGTTTGGTTAGGGGAAGTGTTCTCTTCAACAGGCCCTTAGCTTGGGCCATTTTCTCTGCTGATCAG GTGTTAGTCCTGGAACAGTTCCAGTGTACCATAGCACAAACCTGA
- the LOC112744300 gene encoding CASP-like protein 2B1 isoform X7, with product MILGIGVVAAVLIGTDSQVKVFFSFEKEAKFSDVKALVFLVVANGLAAGYSLIQGLCCVVSLVRGSVLFNKPLAWAIFSADQLFLLELIHK from the exons ATGATTCTTGGTATTGGAGTTGTTGCAGCTGTTCTTATTGGAACTGATTCACAAGTGAAGGTGTTTTTCTCCTTTGAGAAGGAAGCTAAATTCTCTGATGTTAAGGCTTTGGT ATTCTTGGTAGTTGCTAATGGTTTGGCTGCTGGATACTCTTTGATTCAAGGACTCTGTTGTGTTGTGAGTTTGGTTAGGGGAAGTGTTCTCTTCAACAAGCCCTTAGCTTGGGCCATTTTCTCTGCTGATCAG CTGTTCTTATTGGAACTGATTCACAAGTGA
- the LOC112744300 gene encoding CASP-like protein 2B1 isoform X3, whose protein sequence is MSYLGVGVSLGTVPVYHSTNLKLLDKRIKIADLVLRFMILGIGVVAAVLIGTDSQVKVFFSFEKEAKFSDVKALVFLVVANGLAAGYSLIQGLCCVVSLVRGSVLFNKPLAWAIFSADQLFLLELIHK, encoded by the exons ATGAGTTATTTGGGTGTAGGTGTTAGTCTTGGAACAGTTCCAGTGTATCATAGCACAAACCTGAAATTGTTGGATAAGAGGATCAAGATAGCTGATTTGGTGTTAAGGTTTATGATTCTTGGTATTGGAGTTGTTGCAGCTGTTCTTATTGGAACTGATTCACAAGTGAAGGTGTTTTTCTCCTTTGAGAAGGAAGCTAAATTCTCTGATGTTAAGGCTTTGGT ATTCTTGGTAGTTGCTAATGGTTTGGCTGCTGGATACTCTTTGATTCAAGGACTCTGTTGTGTTGTGAGTTTGGTTAGGGGAAGTGTTCTCTTCAACAAGCCCTTAGCTTGGGCCATTTTCTCTGCTGATCAG CTGTTCTTATTGGAACTGATTCACAAGTGA
- the LOC112744300 gene encoding CASP-like protein 2B1 isoform X1, producing the protein MSYLGVGVSLGTVPVYHSTNLKLLDKRIKIADLVLRFMILGIGVVAAVLIGTDSQVKVFFSFEKEAKFSDVKALVFLVVANGLAAGYSLIQGLCCVVSLVRGSVLFNKPLAWAIFSADQVLVLEQFQCTIAQT; encoded by the exons ATGAGTTATTTGGGTGTAGGTGTTAGTCTTGGAACAGTTCCAGTGTATCATAGCACAAACCTGAAATTGTTGGATAAGAGGATCAAGATAGCTGATTTGGTGTTAAGGTTTATGATTCTTGGTATTGGAGTTGTTGCAGCTGTTCTTATTGGAACTGATTCACAAGTGAAGGTGTTTTTCTCCTTTGAGAAGGAAGCTAAATTCTCTGATGTTAAGGCTTTGGT ATTCTTGGTAGTTGCTAATGGTTTGGCTGCTGGATACTCTTTGATTCAAGGACTCTGTTGTGTTGTGAGTTTGGTTAGGGGAAGTGTTCTCTTCAACAAGCCCTTAGCTTGGGCCATTTTCTCTGCTGATCAG GTGTTAGTCCTGGAACAGTTCCAGTGTACCATAGCACAAACCTGA
- the LOC112744300 gene encoding CASP-like protein 2B1 isoform X6 — MILGLGVVAAVLIGTDSQVKVFFSFEKEAKFTDVKALVFLVVANGLAAGYSLIQGLCCVVSLVRGSVLFNRPLAWAIFSADQLFLLELIHK; from the exons ATGATTCTTGGTCTTGGAGTTGTTGCAGCTGTTCTTATTGGAACTGATTCACAAGTGAAGGTGTTTTTCTCTTTCGAGAAGGAAGCTAAATTCACTGATGTTAAGGCTTTGGT ATTCTTGGTAGTTGCTAATGGTTTGGCTGCTGGATACTCTTTGATTCAAGGACTCTGTTGTGTTGTGAGTTTGGTTAGGGGAAGTGTTCTCTTCAACAGGCCCTTAGCTTGGGCCATTTTCTCTGCTGATCAG CTGTTCTTATTGGAACTGATTCACAAGTGA